From Zhongshania aliphaticivorans, one genomic window encodes:
- a CDS encoding ISL3 family transposase, with amino-acid sequence MSHAGRIIGIPGLEIERVVRRKGIEVWAKPVHRPPCKHCQGNGLRIKATHLRTVKHTRQGNQVMTLHLRVPKYHCQECKRYFRHAFTGIRPRFRASEAYRLEVFEAHDGGVTQRKLSRTHQISPATVERWYQHHIKQKRSEGDRRYCPRVLGIDEHFFTRKKGYATTLTDLKNHKVFDVQLGRSELSLRRYLKALEGRERVQVVVMDLSETYRSIARRYFPNAAIVADRFHVVRLINQHFLSVWKQHDPEGRKNRGLISLMRRHQWNLRDEQHANLMQYLAEYPVLQALYVAKQRLIRFVLLKTLTRKKASIKLPVFMKLLDELAESPLRALANTLRSWLKPIVAMWRFSKSNGITEGFHNKMEMMTRRAYGFRNFENYRMRVLAHCGWDGVINRV; translated from the coding sequence ATGTCCCACGCAGGAAGAATTATAGGCATACCTGGCCTTGAGATTGAACGGGTAGTCCGCAGGAAAGGGATCGAAGTCTGGGCAAAGCCTGTGCACAGGCCGCCTTGTAAGCATTGTCAGGGCAATGGCCTGAGGATTAAAGCCACGCATCTCAGGACGGTGAAGCACACTCGTCAGGGGAATCAAGTGATGACCTTGCACCTTCGAGTACCCAAGTACCATTGCCAGGAGTGTAAGCGCTATTTTCGTCACGCCTTTACCGGTATTCGTCCGCGTTTTCGCGCTTCAGAAGCCTATCGACTGGAAGTGTTCGAAGCCCACGATGGCGGTGTAACGCAGCGCAAGTTGTCTCGAACCCATCAAATCAGCCCAGCGACGGTAGAGCGTTGGTATCAGCACCATATTAAGCAAAAGCGTTCCGAGGGGGATCGCCGATATTGCCCTCGCGTATTAGGGATAGATGAGCATTTCTTTACCCGTAAAAAGGGTTATGCGACCACGCTTACCGACCTCAAGAATCACAAAGTGTTTGATGTCCAACTAGGACGATCAGAATTGAGTTTGCGCCGCTATTTAAAGGCCCTTGAGGGACGAGAGCGCGTTCAGGTTGTGGTGATGGATCTCTCGGAAACGTACCGCAGCATTGCCCGCCGCTACTTTCCCAATGCCGCGATCGTGGCTGACCGATTCCATGTGGTCAGGCTTATTAACCAGCACTTTTTAAGTGTCTGGAAGCAGCATGATCCTGAGGGCAGAAAGAACCGCGGTTTGATCAGTTTAATGCGTCGCCATCAATGGAATTTGCGGGATGAGCAGCACGCCAACCTTATGCAGTATTTGGCTGAGTACCCAGTGCTGCAAGCACTGTATGTGGCCAAGCAACGATTAATCCGATTTGTGTTGCTCAAGACCCTGACGCGCAAGAAAGCCAGCATCAAGTTGCCGGTATTCATGAAATTGCTTGATGAGCTAGCTGAGAGCCCGCTACGAGCGCTAGCTAACACATTGCGCTCCTGGTTGAAGCCCATTGTGGCCATGTGGCGATTTAGTAAAAGTAACGGAATAACTGAGGGCTTCCACAACAAAATGGAAATGATGACACGACGAGCGTATGGTTTTAGAAACTTTGAAAATTACAGGATGAGAGTGCTGGCCCACTGCGGGTGGGACGGAGTGATTAACAGGGTTTGA